The Lycium ferocissimum isolate CSIRO_LF1 chromosome 10, AGI_CSIRO_Lferr_CH_V1, whole genome shotgun sequence genome window below encodes:
- the LOC132032716 gene encoding F-box/kelch-repeat protein At1g55270 translates to MDQTIERSPNAHRGFRVQAPLVDSVSCYCKVDSGLKTVAGARKFVPGSKICIQPDINPHAHKTKNSRRERSRVQPPLLPGLPDDLAIACLIRVPRVEHNKLRLVCKRWYRLLAGNFFYSLRKSLGMAEEWVYVIKRDRDGRISWHAFDPTYQLWQPLPPVPGEYSEALGFGCAVLSGCHLYLFGGKDPIKGSMRRVIFYSARTNKWHRAPDMLRKRHFFGSCVINNCLYVAGGECEGIQRTLRSAEVYDPNRNRWTFIADMSTAMVPFIGVVYNGKWFLKGLGSHREVLSEAYNPETNAWTPVNDGMVAGWRNPSISMNGRLYALDCRDGCKLRVYDEPTDSWNKFIDSKLHHGSSRALEAAALVPLNGKLCIIRNNMSISIVDVSSPDKQVETNPHLWENIAGKGHFRTLFTNLWSSIAGRGGLKSHIVHCQVLQA, encoded by the coding sequence GTTGATTCGGTATCATGCTATTGCAAGGTTGACTCGGGATTAAAGACGGTTGCAGGGGCAAGAAAGTTTGTCCCAGGATCGAAAATTTGCATCCAGCCGGACATTAACCCTCACGCACACAAGACTAAAAACTCCCGCAGGGAGAGGTCAAGAGTTCAGCCACCTCTTCTGCCTGGTCTACCAGATGATCTTGCAATTGCTTGTCTAATACGTGTTCCTCGTGTTGAACACAACAAGCTCCGTTTAGTCTGCAAAAGGTGGTATCGACTTCTTGCTGGAAACTTCTTTTACTCTCTCAGAAAGAGTCTTGGAATGGCTGAGGAATGGGTATACGTGATAAAGAGAGATCGTGATGGAAGGATTTCATGGCATGCATTTGATCCGACCTACCAATTGTGGCAACCACTTCCACCTGTTCCGGGGGAATATAGTGAAGCTCTTGGATTTGGTTGTGCTGTTCTTAGTGGTTGCCATCTCTACTTATTTGGAGGAAAAGATCCAATTAAAGGGTCCATGCGACGGGTAATCTTTTATAGTGCACGAACGAACAAATGGCACAGGGCACCGGACATGCTTCGTAAACGTCATTTCTTTGGTTCTTGTGTAATCAACAATTGTCTTTATGTTGCTGGTGGAGAATGTGAAGGAATCCAAAGGACTCTCCGTTCAGCTGAAGTTTACGACCCTAATAGGAACCGCTGGACCTTTATTGCTGATATGAGCACAGCTATGGTGCCCTTTATCGGAGTTGTTTATAATGGGAAGTGGTTTTTAAAAGGGTTGGGGTCCCACAGAGAAGTTCTAAGTGAAGCTTATAACCCGGAAACCAATGCGTGGACCCCGGTTAATGACGGGATGGTTGCCGGTTGGCGCAACCCGAGCATCTCCATGAACGGTCGCCTTTATGCTTTGGACTGCCGTGATGGGTGTAAACTTCGAGTATATGATGAACCCACAGATTCGTGGAATAAATTTATCGACAGTAAGCTCCATCATGGAAGTTCTCGTGCTTTAGAGGCTGCAGCTTTGGTTCCTCTTAATGGTAAACTTTGTATAATTCGTAACAACATGAGCATCAGTATCGTCGATGTATCAAGTCCTGATAAACAAGTGGAAACTAATCCGCATCTCTGGGAGAACATTGCCGGTAAAGGTCACTTCAGAACTCTATTCACTAATTTATGGTCAAGCATCGCAGGACGAGGAGGGTTGAAAAGTCATATTGTGCATTGTCAAGTGCTACAAGCCTGA